From the Candidatus Dormiibacterota bacterium genome, one window contains:
- a CDS encoding terpene synthase family protein, giving the protein MLDRRINKLKENLMRQADEGLVVRHLVDANPRGDDMLGEVCRAAVLLHPSASFEQALTLARTMAYIVYIDDYLEEEHPELDLADYRRVCQNFLLWPNRDLSQMPLVNATVAGKIEEQFREDEVPEEWTAMRRLVWEKSIWTMLQENHWLKHKERVTLDAYLANGMYSSSFPIVQVSILAFSYQDVSQELKNRIFGHICQAARVVRLANDLRTHERESAQGRFNSVDLIFGGSAERTLESARDAVHHLMEEEFEQLKKAIARERRTGITQQFLSHLIDSTQVLLDFYEAPGGRHSQGRPERVLKAS; this is encoded by the coding sequence ATGCTAGACCGGCGAATTAACAAGCTCAAAGAGAATCTGATGCGGCAGGCCGACGAAGGCCTGGTCGTGCGCCATCTGGTCGACGCGAACCCGCGAGGGGATGACATGCTGGGCGAGGTCTGCCGCGCCGCCGTGCTGCTGCATCCGAGCGCGAGCTTCGAGCAAGCCCTCACGCTGGCGCGGACGATGGCGTACATCGTCTACATCGACGACTATCTGGAAGAGGAACATCCCGAGCTCGACCTGGCCGACTACCGCCGGGTCTGCCAGAACTTCTTGCTGTGGCCGAACCGCGATCTGAGCCAGATGCCCCTTGTCAACGCCACGGTGGCGGGCAAGATCGAGGAGCAGTTCCGCGAAGACGAAGTCCCCGAGGAATGGACCGCCATGCGCCGGCTGGTCTGGGAGAAATCGATCTGGACGATGCTCCAGGAGAACCACTGGCTCAAGCACAAGGAGCGCGTCACGCTCGACGCCTACCTGGCGAACGGCATGTACAGCAGCTCCTTCCCCATCGTGCAAGTCTCGATCCTGGCGTTTTCCTACCAGGACGTCTCGCAAGAACTGAAGAACCGGATCTTCGGCCACATCTGCCAGGCTGCGCGCGTGGTGCGGCTGGCGAACGACCTGCGCACGCACGAGCGCGAATCGGCGCAGGGCCGCTTCAACTCGGTCGACCTGATCTTTGGCGGGTCCGCCGAGCGGACATTGGAGAGCGCCCGCGACGCCGTCCATCACTTGATGGAAGAAGAGTTCGAGCAGCTGAAGAAGGCCATCGCGCGCGAGCGCCGGACCGGCATCACGCAGCAATTTCTCAGCCACCTGATCGACAGCACGCAGGTCCTACTCGACTTCTACGAAGCTCCCGGTGGCCGCCACAGCCAGGGCCGGCCCGAACGGGTGCTGAAGGCAAGCTAA
- a CDS encoding MFS transporter — MFRPKVLSGGLDRRANCMVLVHGAYTAANLLAGTFLSIFLWRASHDLAPIAVYSGLSALMIPAAFLANGLLWRGLGAGALIRLGLFGCGLSYLVILMLGNDAPHWVVVLGLLRGVAEGFYWSGFHLVTYDTTSDRDRDRYFGAQATASLFLTATLPPAAGAIIVAGTHVGGAYRGYQLVFALSTVVLMAAMVLAGQLPSSARPRLSLRRVATLARRNPDWRWVTRARLADGFTGSLVGLVLTILMFLVLKNEQQVGNFNGLMGLLGVGISLGLAAFMKPRHRIACALVGGALLVLSTFLLPLYLTAWAIVGFGLLRAIGGPLHGNALAPVALQVIDRDPTPQLMRYDYIVHQELCLGIGRVLSIGCFLLLAAPMNQMLLARIVVAVAGAAPILIWASFARIPRLPPATDAENRVLPAAA; from the coding sequence TTGTTTCGGCCGAAGGTGTTATCGGGCGGGCTGGACCGGCGCGCCAACTGCATGGTGTTGGTTCACGGCGCCTACACGGCGGCCAACCTGCTCGCCGGGACGTTCCTCTCCATCTTTCTCTGGCGGGCGAGCCATGACCTGGCGCCGATCGCCGTCTACAGCGGCCTGAGCGCGCTCATGATTCCCGCGGCGTTCCTCGCCAATGGCCTGCTCTGGCGGGGCTTGGGCGCCGGCGCCTTGATCCGGTTGGGCCTCTTTGGCTGTGGCCTCTCCTACCTGGTGATCCTGATGTTGGGAAACGACGCCCCGCACTGGGTCGTCGTCCTGGGCCTCCTTCGGGGCGTGGCCGAAGGTTTCTACTGGTCCGGCTTCCACCTGGTCACCTACGACACGACCTCGGACCGGGACCGGGACCGCTACTTCGGCGCCCAGGCGACGGCCAGCTTGTTCCTGACCGCGACGCTCCCGCCGGCCGCCGGCGCGATCATCGTGGCGGGTACCCACGTGGGCGGGGCCTACCGCGGCTACCAGCTGGTCTTCGCGCTGTCCACCGTGGTGCTGATGGCGGCCATGGTGCTGGCCGGGCAATTGCCCTCGTCGGCGAGGCCGCGGCTGTCGCTCCGCCGGGTCGCCACCCTGGCGCGCCGCAACCCCGACTGGCGCTGGGTGACCCGCGCGCGGCTCGCGGACGGCTTCACCGGGAGCCTGGTCGGGCTGGTACTGACGATCTTGATGTTTCTCGTGCTCAAGAACGAGCAGCAGGTCGGCAACTTCAACGGCTTGATGGGACTGCTGGGTGTCGGCATCAGCCTGGGGCTGGCGGCGTTCATGAAGCCGCGGCACCGGATTGCCTGCGCCCTGGTCGGCGGCGCGCTGCTGGTGCTCTCGACCTTCTTGTTGCCGCTGTATCTGACCGCCTGGGCGATCGTTGGATTCGGGTTACTGCGCGCCATCGGTGGCCCGCTGCACGGCAACGCGCTCGCGCCCGTGGCGCTGCAGGTGATCGACCGCGATCCGACGCCACAGTTGATGCGCTACGACTACATCGTTCACCAGGAGCTGTGCCTGGGGATCGGGCGCGTGCTCAGCATCGGCTGTTTCCTGTTGCTGGCCGCGCCCATGAACCAGATGCTGCTGGCCCGCATCGTCGTCGCCGTCGCCGGCGCCGCCCCGATCCTGATCTGGGCCTCCTTTGCCCGTATCCCCCGGTTGCCGCCTGCCACGGATGCCGAAAACCGAGTGCTTCCGGCCGCGGCGTGA